A single region of the Anser cygnoides isolate HZ-2024a breed goose chromosome W, Taihu_goose_T2T_genome, whole genome shotgun sequence genome encodes:
- the LOC136788785 gene encoding uncharacterized protein, with amino-acid sequence MANSAQAVANSTQSMANSAQSMINSGQPMANSGPTMANSGPTMTNSSQPMANSGPTMANSGPTMANKVQLMANAQSMINSGQPMANSGPTMANSGPTMANSGPTMANSGQPMANSGPMMTNSGPTMANSGQPMANSGPTMANKVQSMANAQPMANSSQPMANSGQPMANSGPMMTNSGPTMANSGQPMANSGPMMTNSGPTMANSGQPMANSGPTMANKVQLMANAQPMANSGQPMANSGPTMANSGQPMANSGPTMANKVQSMANAQPMSSNTQVMTNSGQPMANSGPNMASSGQPMANSGPTMDNCGQRMANAQPMSSNAQLMASTGPTMANSGQTMTSSGPTMANSGQPMANNAQLMANNVQSMANSGQLMANAQPMSSNTQAMTNSGQLMTNDGQLMTNSCPLMTNSGQPMANNAQLMANNAQPLANNTQMLSTSTQPLANAQPMTSTTQLMTPNAQMMPSNAQMVSSTTQPTSNAQPMTSTTQPTSSNPQLASITQPMTSTTQLMTPNAQPMSSNAQLMSSTTRLMPFDTQLTSSNPQLMASTTQPASTNAQPMSSTPQPTTSTPQPASATQPMTSNPQPMTSNAHLMASTTHLTSTNVQPMSSTTQLMSSNTQPASTTQLMTSNPQLMSSNHQLMTSNPQLTISKPQPDSTIQLTSSNPQLMTSTPHLMTSNPQPTSSTTQPASTIQLMTSNPHLMTSNPQPMTSNPQLTSSNPHLMTSNPQPMTSTPHLMTSNPQPTSSTTQPASTIQLMTSNPHLMTSNPQPMTSTTHLMTSTPQPTSSTTQPASTTQPMTSNPHLMTSNPQPTSSTPHPMTSTPHPASAHLLLLTRRPGPGGGGPPENPEAGLPPGLPPGLPPASPRRQCPVCRRALARPRPPPRRGLHHGGRRRCEGCGRPILGGAHRGGPPPNSCPLCRERLEEAGGLWGGGRRPKGEGRLKGGGGEARNGGGEAQSGGREARILGGGGKNDEEEEEEEEEEEEEDEGSEDEGGGSEDDSDSEAGGLRHEEEEEEEEEEEEEEEEVRGGPRSGGDPKLEAGGGGGGGREEGREDGGCEAARKRPPQRWNRGGPPSGTPPFPVCFWGPKLPRGPPETPRGPPETPPGTPEGPQEPGGVPEDPEGPPQKQGKGEE; translated from the exons ATGGCCAACAGCGCCCAAGCGGTGGCCAACAGCACCCAATCGATGGCCAACAGCGCCCAATCGATGATCAATAGTGGTCAACCGATGGCCAACAGTGGCCCAACGATGGCCAACAGTGGCCCAACGATGACCAACAGCAGTCAACCAATGGCCAACAGTGGCCCAACGATGGCCAACAGTGGCCCGACAATGGCCAACAAGGTCCAATTGATGGCCAACGCCCAATCGATGATCAATAGTGGTCAACCGATGGCCAACAGTGGCCCAACGATGGCCAACAGTGGCCCAACGATGGCCAACAGTGGCCCGACAATGGCCAACAGCGGTCAACCGATGGCCAACAGTGGCCCAATGATGACCAACAGTGGCCCAACCATGGCCAACAGCGGTCAACCGATGGCCAACAGTGGCCCAACGATGGCCAACAAGGTTCAATCGATGGCCAACGCCCAACCAATGGCCAACAGCAGTCAACCGATGGCCAACAGTGGTCAACCGATGGCCAACAGTGGCCCAATGATGACCAACAGTGGCCCAACGATGGCCAACAGCGGTCAACCGATGGCCAACAGTGGCCCAATGATGACCAACAGTGGCCCAACGATGGCCAACAGCGGTCAACCGATGGCCAACAGTGGCCCAACGATGGCCAACAAGGTCCAATTGATGGCCAACGCCCAACCGATGGCCAACAGCGGTCAACCGATGGCCAACAGTGGCCCAACGATGGCCAACAGCGGTCAACCGATGGCCAACAGTGGCCCAACAATGGCCAACAAGGTCCAATCGATGGCCAACGCCCAACCGATGTCCTCCAACACCCAAGTGATGACCAACAGTGGCCAACCGATGGCCAACAGCGGCCCAAACATGGCCAGCAGTGGTCAACCGATGGCCAACAGTGGCCCAACGATGGACAACTGTGGTCAACGGATGGCCAACGCCCAACCGATGTCCTCCAACGCTCAACTGATGGCTAGTACTGGCCCAACGATGGCCAACAGTGGCCAAACGATGACCAGCAGTGGCCCAACGATGGCCAACAGTGGCCAACCGATGGCCAACAACGCCCAACTGATGGCCAACAACGTCCAATCGATGGCCAACAGTGGCCAACTGATGGCCAACGCCCAACCGATGTCCTCCAACACCCAAGCGATGACCAACAGTGGCCAACTGATGACCAACGATGGCCAACTGATGACCAACAGTTGCCCACTGATGACCAACAGTGGCCAACCGATGGCCAACAACGCCCAACTGATGGCCAACAACGCCCAACCGTTGGCCAACAACACCCAAATGCTCTCTACCAGCACCCAACCATTGGCCAACGCCCAACCGATGACCTCCACCACCCAACTGATGACCCCCAACGCCCAAATGATGCCCTCCAATGCCCAAATGGTGTCCTCCACCACCCAACCGACCTCCAACGCGCAACCGATGACCTCCACCACCCAACCGACGTCCTCCAACCCCCAACTGGCCTCCATCACCCAACCAATGACCTCCACCACCCAACTGATGACCCCCAACGCCCAACCGATGTCCTCCAATGCCCAGCTGATGTCCTCCACCACCCGACTGATGCCCTTCGACACCCAACTGACGTCCTCCAACCCCCAGCTGATGGCCTCCACCACCCAACCTGCCTCCACCAACGCCCAGCCGATGTCCTCCACCCCCCAACCGACGACCTCCACCCCCCAACCGGCCTCCGCCACCCAACCGATGACCTCCAACCCCCAACCGATGACCTCCAACGCCCATCTGATGGCCTCCACCACCCACCTGACCTCCACCAACGTCCAACCGATGTCCTCCACCACCCAGCTGATGTCCTCCAACACCCAACCGGCCTCTACCACCCAACTGATGACCTCCAACCCCCAACTGATGTCCTCCAACCATCAATTGATGACCTCCAACCCCCAACTGACGATCTCCAAACCCCAACCGGACTCTACCATCCAACTGACGTCCTCCAACCCCCAACTGATGACCTCCACCCCCCATCTCATGACCTCCAACCCCCAACCGACGTCCTCCACCACCCAACCGGCCTCTACCATCCAACTGATGACCTCCAACCCCCATCTGATGACCTCCAACCCCCAACCGATGACCTCCAACCCCCAACTGACGTCCTCCAACCCCCATCTGATGACCTCCAACCCCCAACCGATGACCTCCACCCCCCATCTCATGACCTCCAACCCCCAACCGACGTCCTCCACCACCCAACCGGCCTCTACCATCCAACTGATGACCTCCAACCCCCATCTGATGACCTCCAACCCCCAACCGATGACCTCCACCACCCACCTGATGACCTCCACCCCCCAACCGACGTCCTCCACCACCCAACCGGCCTCTACTACCCAACCGATGACCTCCAACCCCCACCTGATGACCTCCAACCCCCAACCGACGTCCTCCACCCCCCACCCGATGACCTCCACCCCCCACCCGGCCTCcgcccacctcctcctcctcacccgccgccccgggcccggcggTGGCGGCCCCCCGGAGAACCCGGAGGCCGGCCTCCCCCCGGGCCTCCCCCCGGgcctccccccggcctccccccgccgccagTGCCCCGTTTGCCGCCGGGCTTTGGCTCGGCCCCGGCCTCCGCCCCGCCGGGGCCTCCACCACGGAGGCCGGCGGCGGTGCGAAGGCTGCGGGAGGCCGATTTTAGGGGGGGCCcaccggggggggccccccccaaattcttgCCCCCTCTGCCgggagaggctggaggaggccGGCGGCCTCTGGGGCGGAGGGCGGAGGCCGAAGGGCGAggggaggctgaagggaggagggggggaggcccgaaatggggggggggaggcccaaagtggggggagggaggcccgaattttggggggggggggcaaaaatgacgaagaggaggaggaggaggaggaggaggaggaggaggaggatgaaggctCGGAGGACGAGGGCGGAGGCTCGGAGGATGATTCGGATTCGGAGGCCGGCGGCCTCCGgcatgaggaggaagaggaggaggaggaggaggaggaggaggaggaggaggaagtaaGGGGGGGACCCCGAAgcgggggggaccccaaattggaggccggaggaggaggaggaggaggccgggaGGAAGGCCGCGAGGACGGAGGCTGCGAGGCCGCCAGGAAGCGG cccccccagcgaTGGAaccgggggggtccccccagCGGGACCCCCCCTTTTCCCGTCTGCTTTTGGGGCCCGAAActcccccggggaccccccgaaaccccccggggaccccccgagacccccccggggacccctgAGGGCCCCCAAgagcccgggggggtcccggaggACCCCGAGGGGCCCCCCCAaaagcaggggaagggggaggagtAG